The Pyrenophora tritici-repentis strain M4 chromosome 2, whole genome shotgun sequence genome window below encodes:
- a CDS encoding PitA, Phosphate-sulfate permease, with the protein MAPALKKYDWILAICTIAFVASSASNGANDVANSYATSVAARTLKMWQAGILASGTEFLGAVALGSRVTGTIKSGIFALDTFKPVPATLMLAMSCAEVGSATFLTIATLAGMPVSTTQTVVGALAGAGIAAQSPLSWGWKKGSISQIAASWVIAPFLAAAFAAVLFLTIKFGVHQRKDPLKWGLRLIPFYLAFTAGVLALFIIDELPNGESLEEMGPGKACGIILGVFAGMLAISYIFFVPYFTRRLIKGDTRLRVWHLPLGPLLYRENPPIYFPGKGDQIVTDYYARAASVDIEQENFKGEKGAGHSTSVDNNSSGNSDNIDVENGGRGLSRPLPRDGAVAHIAPAKPEPEERWLKPVEHLPAYSPKKIVAWTKYILLQGVSRDVVTQKGLDSVHSRAIVYDNRVEHLWTYAQVASAMMMSIAHGSNDVANAVGPWVATYNTYTTGVVTKEADTPIWILIVAGILLGAGFWFYGYHIVRALGNKITQVSPTRGFSMELGAAITVLLASRLALPVSTTQCLTGATIGVALCNFDLKAVNWKQVGFIFSGWIITLPGAGLISGLLMVMALNTPHF; encoded by the exons ATGGCTCCCGCCTTAAAGAAGTACGACTGGATCCTTGCCATCTGCACCATTGCCTTCGTCGCCTCGTCGGCCTCCAACGGTGCCAACGATGTCGCCAACTCATACGCCACATCGGTGGCTGCTCGGACCCTGAAGATGTGGCAGGCCGGTATCCTGGCTTCTGGTACTGAGTTCCTCGGTGCTGTTGCGCTGGGCTCCCGCGTTACTGGTACTATCAAGAGCGGTATCTTTGCTCTCGACACTTTCAAGCCTGTTCCTGCTACCCTCATGCTCGCCATGAGCTGTGCTGAAGTCGGATCTGCTACTTTCCTCACCATCGCGACCCTTGCTGGTATGCCAGTATCTACCACCCAGACTGTCGTCGGAGCCCTTGCCGGTGCCGGTATTGCTGCTCAGTCACCTCTTAGCTGGGGCTGGAAGAAGGGATCCATCTCCCAAATCGCCGCCTCATGGGTCATCGCTCCCTTCCTCGCCGCCGCCTTCGCCGCCGTCCTCTTCCTGACCATCAAGTTCGGTGTCCACCAGAGGAAGGACCCGCTCAAGTGGGGTCTTCGCCTCATCCCCTTCTACCTTGCATTCACCGCCGGTGTCCTCGCTCTTTTCATCATTGACGAGCTGCCAAATGGAGAGTCTCTCGAGGAGATGGGTCCTGGCAAGGCTTGTGGTATCATATTGGGTGTCTTTGCCGGAATGCTCGCCATCTCCTACATTTTCTTCGTCCCCTACTTCACACGCCGTCTTATCAAGGGTGACACCAGGCTGAGGGTATGGCACCTCCCTCTCGGTCCCCTTCTGTACCGCGAGAACCCTCCCATCTACTTCCCCGGCAAGGGCGACCAGATCGTCACCGACTACTACGCCAGGGCAGCCTCCGTCGATATCGAACAGGAGAACTTCAAGGGCGAGAAGGGCGCTGGTCACTCAACATCCGTCGACAACAACTCTTCCGGAAACAGCGACAACATTGATGTTGAGAACGGTGGCCGCGGACTTTCGCGCCCACTTCCCCGCGATGGCGCCGTTGCCCACATCGCTCCTGCTAAGCCCGAACCCGAGGAGCGCTGGTTGAAGCCTGTTGAACATCTCCCGGCCTACTCGCCCAAGAAGATTGTAGCCTGGACCAAGTATATCCTTCTCCAGGGTGTCTCACGAGACGTCGTTACCCAGAAAG GTCTTGACAGTGTCCACTCCCGCGCTATCGTCTACGACAACCGTGTCGAACATCTCTGGACCTACGCCCAAGTTGCCTCCGCCATGATGATGTCCATTGCCCATGGTTCCAACGATG TTGCCAACGCCGTTGGTCCTTGGGTAGCAACCTACAACACCTACACCACAGGCGTCGTCACAAAGGAGGCCGACACCCCCATCTGGATCCTCATCGTCGCTGGTATTCTCCTCGGCGCAGGCTTCTGGTTCTACGGCTACCACATCGTACGCGCGCTCGGTAACAAGATCACACAAGTTTCTCCCACCCGTGGCTTCTCCATGGAGTTGGGTGCGGCCATCACCGTGCTGCTCGCTTCTAGACTGGCGCTTCCCGTATCGACCACACAGTGCTTGACGGGTGCGACGATTGGTGTTGCCCTGTGCAATTTCGATCTCAAGGCCGTCAATTGGAAACAGGTTGGATTCATCTTTTCCGGTTGGATCATCACCCTACCTGGTGCGGGGCTGATTTCTGGGTTGCTCATGGTTATGGCGCTTAACACGCCGCATTTCTAG
- a CDS encoding cutinase precursor — MKSVTILSLLASIAIASPVAIPAPVAEPIAEPLTIRLDARQASATRTELESGSSSACPKAIFIFARGSNEAGNMGALVGPFTANKLENDLGAANVWVQGVGGPYDAGLAANILPAGTTAAAITEGKRLFNLAASKCPNTPVVAGGYSQGAALMAGAIPGLSATVQNQIKGVVLFGYTKNKQNGGRIPSFPTAKTAIYCNNGDLVCEGTLIVQPTHLQYSDTAATTAPAFLEAQLAKA, encoded by the exons ATGAAGTCCGTCACCATCCTCTCCCTCCTTGCTTCCATCGCCATCGCCTCTCCCGTCGCTATCCCAGCACCTGTAGCTGAGCCCATCGCCGAACCCCTTACTATCAGGCTCGATGCTCGCCAAGCGAGTGCTACTCGCACTGAGCTCGAAAGTGGCAGCAGTTCTGCCTGCCCAAAGgccatcttcatcttcgCCCGGGGCAGCAATGAAGCCGGCAACATG GGCGCCCTAGTCGGACCCTTCACCGCCAACAAGCTCGAGAACGACCTCGGCGCAGCAAACGTCTGGGTCCAAGGCGTAGGCGGACCCTACGATGCCGGTCTTGCCGCAAACATCCTCCCCGCCGGTACTaccgccgccgccatcacAGAAGGCAAGCGTCTCTTCAACCTCGCTGCTTCAAAATGCCCCAACACCCCCGTCGTAGCAGGTGGCTACTCCCAGGGCGCGGCCCTCATGGCCGGCGCCATCCCCGGTCTGAGCGCCACTGTACAGAACCAGATCAAGGGCGTCGTGCTATTCGGATACACAAAGAACAAGCAAAACGGTGGCAGGATCCCCAGCTTCCCTACCGCCAAGACGGCGATTTACTGCAACAACGGCGATTTGGTCTGCGAGGGTACTCTGATTGTTCAGCCTACTCACTTGCAGTACTCGGACACTGCTGCTACTACCGCCCCTGCTTTCTTGGAGGCCCAGCTCGCCAAGGCATAG
- a CDS encoding PelB, Pectate lyase: MHFLQILPLLVTSASALAFPGAEGFGSNAVGGRGGTVYVVTNLNDSGAGSLRDAVSQPNRIVVFSTGGLINIKERMVVSKRVSILGQTAPGDGITVYGNGWSFSNANDAIVRYIRIRMGKSGSSGKDAITIASGSNMIFDHVSVSWGRDETFSISGTDVGNITIQNSIIAQGLQTHSCGGLIQTEVGNGISLFRNLYIDNKTRNPKVKGTNDFTNNVVYNWGNGGGYIAGDSSAESQANIVGNYFVKGPDTTVAPFTRGNDKFKGFVKGNYYDDNRNGVVDGAEIAVSPSNYGGMNIQASRFAYPAPAKVLAARDALTLVAASVGASKVRDAVDQRLVAELKSYGKTGELITDENGSPMSGPGSINPGKQWVDANGNGIPDNVEAQFKDVEAWANSLVPSTY, encoded by the coding sequence ATGCATTTCCTCCAAATACTACCGCTCCTAGTCACGTCTGCCTCTGCCCTTGCCTTCCCTGGTGCCGAGGGCTTTGGCAGCAATGCCGTCGGCGGACGTGGCGGCACTGTATACGTCGTTACGAACCTCAACGACAGCGGTGCTGGCTCTCTCCGCGATGCCGTATCCCAGCCAAACCGCATAGTTGTCTTTTCAACTGGCGGCCTGATCAACATCAAAGAACGCATGGTAGTATCCAAACGCGTGTCCATACTCGGCCAAACCGCGCCCGGCGACGGCATTACCGTGTACGGCAACGGCTGGAGTTTCAGCAACGCCAACGACGCAATCGTACGCTACATCCGCATCCGCATGGGTAAGAGTGGAAGCAGCGGGAAAGACGCTATCACCATCGCTTCGGGAAGTAACATGATCTTCGACCACGTGAGCGTATCCTGGGGCCGCGACGAAACATTTTCAATCTCCGGGACCGACGTCGGTAACATTACCATTCAAAACAGCATCATTGCGCAGGGCCTTCAGACGCATTCGTGCGGCGGCTTGATCCAGACGGAGGTTGGAAACGGGATCAGTCTCTTCCGCAACTTGTACATTGACAACAAGACGCGAAATCCAAAAGTCAAGGGTACGAATGATTTCACGAATAACGTCGTGTACAACTGGGGGAACGGCGGGGGTTACATCGCGGGTGATTCGAGTGCAGAGAGTCAAGCGAACATCGTGGGGAATTACTTTGTAAAAGGCCCCGATACGACCGTCGCGCCATTCACACGCGGAAACGACAAGTTCAAGGGATTTGTAAAGGGGAACTATTACGATGATAATCGGAATGGGGTGGTGGATGGCGCGGAGATTGCTGTATCGCCCAGTAATTACGGAGGCATGAACATCCAGGCTTCAAGATTTGCGTATCCCGCTCCTGCAAAGGTGTTGGCGGCGAGAGATGCGTTGACGTTAGTCGCAGCGAGTGTGGGGGCGAGCAAGGTACGGGATGCGGTTGATCAGCGACTTGTGGCTGAGTTAAAGAGTTACGGGAAGACGGGGGAGTTGATTACCGATGAGAATGGTAGTCCGATGAGTGGGCCGGGTAGTATTAACCCTGGAAAGCAGTGGGTTGATGCGAATGGGAATGGAATTCCTGATAACGTAGAGGCGCAGTTCAAGGATGTAGAGGCTTGGGCGAATAGCTTGGTGCCGAGTACGTACTAG
- a CDS encoding PemB, Pectin methylesterase, producing MLSSLALVLPLVASAVAAPQDLSHRSGRQSAPSGCLSVGPTSTFQTVQAAVDALSTTDTAAQCIFIAAGTYKEQVYIRQLASSLTIYGQTPDTSSYSSNTVTITQGKSQDDSPNNDATATLRASTPNLRVYNINLVNTRGQGSQALAVSAMSDKQAYYGCQFRGFQDTVLAQNGRQLFAKSYIEGATDFIFGQHATAWFEKVSIGVLPASLGFITANGRPSASDPSFYVISNSKVAAAPGTSVLAGAYYLGRPWGHFARVVFQNTSMTNVINPLGWSTWQTTDPRTDSVTFEEFANTGPGSTGTRASFSKKISAAIPKTAILGSDYKTWVDETYL from the coding sequence ATGCTTTCGTCCCTTGCTCTCGTACTTCCGCTTGTTGCGTCCGCTGTTGCAGCTCCTCAAGATCTTTCTCATCGATCAGGACGTCAATCGGCACCTTCTGGCTGCCTATCTGTCGGACCTACCAGCACCTTCCAAACAGTCCAAGCAGCTGTAGATGCCTTGAGCACCACCGACACGGCGGCACAGTGTATCTTCATCGCCGCGGGCACCTACAAAGAGCAAGTCTACATCCGACAACTCGCGTCATCATTGACTATCTACGGACAAACTCCCGATACCAGCAGCTACAGCTCCAATACGGTGACCATTACCCAAGGAAAGAGTCAAGACGACTCGCCCAACAATGACGCCACTGCAACCCTTCGGGCATCAACTCCAAACCTCAGAGTTTACAACATCAACTTAGTCAACACTCGCGGACAGGGCTCGCAAGCTCTCGCTGTCAGCGCAATGTCCGACAAGCAGGCCTACTACGGCTGCCAGTTCAGGGGCTTTCAAGACACAGTCCTTGCACAAAACGGTAGACAGCTATTCGCTAAGTCTTACATCGAGGGTGCCACGGACTTCATCTTTGGTCAGCATGCTACGGCCTGGTTCGAAAAAGTCTCCATTGGTGTTCTCCCTGCATCGCTTGGTTTCATAACCGCCAATGGCCGTCCGTCGGCTTCCGACCCTTCCTTCTATGTGATCAGCAACTCCAAGGTCGCCGCTGCACCGGGCACCAGCGTTCTCGCTGGAGCATACTACCTCGGTCGCCCATGGGGACACTTTGCTCGCGTTGTTTTCCAGAATACTAGTATGACTAACGTCATAAACCCTCTCGGCTGGTCAACTTGGCAGACCACTGACCCGAGGACGGATTCGGTTACATTTGAGGAGTTTGCTAACACCGGCCCTGGATCGACAGGCACCAGGGCAAGCTTCTCCAAAAAGATCTCGGCTGCTATCCCGAAAACAGCGATCTTGGGCAGTGACTACAAGACCTGGGTCGATGAAACATACCTGTGA